One window of the Chryseotalea sp. WA131a genome contains the following:
- a CDS encoding PIN domain nuclease gives MVPQVFLDTNVVLDLALNRTEFIKDAESIFALKDMGKIDIHISALTLSIVAYFAAKHKQDSFAIVGRFLDWIHVIDLESIFFKQVVASDFLDFEDGLQYFSAMMVKDIKAIITRNTKDFKSSSIPVLTPAQFLSTIER, from the coding sequence ATGGTCCCTCAAGTATTTTTAGATACCAATGTAGTTCTCGATCTCGCACTTAACCGGACTGAATTTATTAAAGATGCGGAGTCCATATTTGCATTAAAGGATATGGGTAAGATTGACATCCATATTTCGGCTCTTACTTTATCTATAGTTGCCTATTTCGCTGCTAAACATAAGCAAGATTCATTCGCTATTGTTGGGCGATTCCTAGACTGGATACATGTTATTGATCTTGAATCTATCTTCTTCAAGCAGGTCGTAGCTTCTGACTTTTTGGATTTTGAAGATGGGTTGCAATATTTCAGTGCGATGATGGTGAAAGATATTAAAGCGATTATTACCAGAAACACCAAAGATTTCAAGTCCTCATCAATTCCTGTTTTGACTCCGGCTCAGTTCCTCTCGACAATTGAGAGATGA
- the gmk gene encoding guanylate kinase translates to MAGSPTETSPKGGKAIIFSAPSGSGKTTIVKHLLENNSDLGFSISASTRDKRGRTETDGKDYYFLSPDEFKEKIDNNEFIEWEEVYAGNFYGTLKSEIERIWQEGKNVIFDVDVKGGINLKKYFGDKALAIFVKVPSLEALEVRLKDRGTESEESLSRRLFKAKFEMTFQDKFDVVLLNQDLSTSLAEAQRLYDSFRG, encoded by the coding sequence ATGGCAGGCTCACCTACCGAGACGTCCCCAAAAGGTGGTAAGGCCATTATTTTTTCGGCCCCTTCTGGCTCCGGAAAAACCACCATCGTAAAACACCTTTTAGAAAACAATTCAGATTTAGGATTTTCAATATCTGCCTCCACACGCGACAAACGCGGCCGAACCGAAACAGATGGAAAGGATTATTACTTTCTTTCGCCCGATGAGTTCAAGGAAAAAATTGACAATAACGAGTTTATCGAATGGGAGGAGGTATATGCGGGCAACTTCTATGGCACCCTTAAATCAGAAATAGAGCGCATTTGGCAAGAAGGCAAAAACGTAATCTTTGATGTAGATGTAAAAGGCGGCATCAACCTAAAAAAATATTTTGGCGATAAAGCTCTTGCAATATTTGTAAAAGTACCCTCGTTAGAGGCGTTGGAGGTAAGATTAAAAGACCGTGGCACCGAATCAGAAGAAAGTTTATCGCGCAGATTATTCAAAGCCAAATTTGAAATGACCTTTCAGGATAAGTTTGATGTGGTGCTTTTAAATCAGGATCTCTCCACTTCGCTCGCAGAAGCGCAACGATTGTATGATTCATTTAGAGGCTAA
- the rsrA gene encoding mycothiol system anti-sigma-R factor: protein MNQSNPFASHNAAKPNCREMLQTILDGEATDEQKEYFKEHMGFCMPCYKSYDLEIAIKQLLQSKCCGGEAPADLVEQIKAQLAQKAI from the coding sequence ATGAATCAATCAAATCCATTTGCCTCCCACAATGCGGCCAAGCCAAATTGTAGAGAAATGTTGCAAACCATTTTGGATGGAGAAGCAACCGATGAGCAAAAAGAATATTTCAAGGAGCACATGGGTTTTTGCATGCCGTGCTACAAATCATACGATTTGGAAATTGCTATTAAACAATTATTGCAAAGCAAATGCTGCGGAGGAGAGGCACCTGCTGATTTGGTCGAACAGATTAAAGCGCAGCTAGCCCAAAAAGCAATCTAA